In one Cydia strobilella chromosome 25, ilCydStro3.1, whole genome shotgun sequence genomic region, the following are encoded:
- the LOC134752671 gene encoding uncharacterized protein LOC134752671 — protein sequence MLRFMLSSIGSWPHRQFGRRRLEIMLSMYNMLLIVVAIVLIILGATYISYKREAISFFDIGHVFLCIFLESLFLQRLLMARTAKYRDIIKDYLLEFHLFYFKNRTQYASKIHTQIHNVSVIFTLYMVCQMFCGLSLFTFMPWYNNYSNGMFGPDRPANRTFEQAVYYYCFTEDVYTTIKGYWVLFVFNIPTAYNTVAGVVAFDLLLSLIVFQIWGHLNILKHNLLSIIPKDGMYSPEENMRVREILKEIIEHHKVIIKFVDKCSDAFSEELFVFYMLMQLLTCTCLLEVSSLTADALAKYGPITLAVHQQLIQISILFEMISTKSEQLIDAVYAMPWQCMDTSNRRTAMILLQRAQNPITLKAAKMVPVGLQTMATVLKRTFSYYMMLNTVAGER from the exons ATGCTGAGATTCATGTTAAGCTCCATTGGCTCTTGGCCACACAGACAATTCGGCCGGCGCCGCCTGGAAATTATGCTGTCCATGTACAATATGCTGTTGATCGTAGTCGccattgttttaataattttgggCGCAACCTACATCTCGTACAAGAGAGAGGCGATATCGTTTTTCGATATTGGGCACGTGTTTTTGTGCATATTTTTAGAATCCTTGTTTTTG CAAAGGTTATTAATGGCTCGGACAGCTAAATATCGCGATATAATAAAGGATTACTTACTAGAATTTCACCTATTTTACTTCAAGAATCGGACGCAGTACGCTTCGAAG ATACATACGCAGATCCACAACGTATCAGTGATTTTCACATTATACATGGTCTGTCAGATGTTCTGTGGTTTAAGCCTGTTCACTTTCATGCCGTGGTATAATAACTACAGCAACGGAATGTTCGGCCCGGACCGGCCCGCCAACCGCACTTTTGAGCAAGCCGTCTATTACTACTGCTTCACCGAAGACGTGTATACTACCATAAAGGGCTATTGGGTACTCTTCGTATTCAATATTCCTACCGCCTACAATACTGTAGCTGGCGTCGTAGCCTTCGACCTCCTGCTCTCCCTTATTGTCTTTCAAATTTGGGGGCATCTTAACATTTTGAAACACAATTTGTTAAGCATAATTCCGAAGGACGGCATGTATTCACCGGAAGAGAATATGCGAGTCCGAGAGATTTTAAAGGAAATCATTGAACACCACAAAGTAATAATAAA ATTTGTGGACAAGTGCTCCGACGCATTTAGTGAGGAattgtttgtattttatatGCTGATGCAACTCCTTACTTGTACGTGTTTGCTTGAGGTTTCCTCGCTGACGGCAGATGCGCTGGCTAAATATGGACCGATAACTCTCGCGGTGCACCAACAACTGATTCAAATTTCTATACTTTTCGAAATGATAAGTACTAAG AGCGAGCAGCTGATCGACGCGGTGTACGCAATGCCGTGGCAGTGCATGGACACCAGCAACCGCCGGACTGCGATGATCCTGCTGCAGAGAGCGCAGAACCCCATCACGCTCAAAGCCGCCAAGATGGTTCCCGTGGGCTTGCAGACTATGGCCACG gtCCTGAAGAGAACATTCTCCTATTACATGATGCTGAACACCGTGGCTGGAGAGCGTTAA
- the LOC134752774 gene encoding BTB/POZ domain-containing protein 10, which produces MSDMEGKGQEAMTEQRRPFFYPDSSSDTEEYRRDNEDRRKRLSKRNMPPMRARLSSASMPPKNQANTPLPSTSSAQDPPRNGKQLCEDRITLVVDNTRFVVDPAQFTAHPNTMLGRMFSSGLEFTHPNERGEYEVAEGISATVFRAILEYYRGGAIRCPPAVSVQELREACDYLLVPFDADTVRCQNLRGLLHELSNEGARRQFENFLEKLILPLMVQSARRGDRECHAVVLLDDDAVEWDEQYPPQMGDEYSQTVLSTPLYRFFKYIENRDVAKQVMKERGLKKIRLGVEGYPTYKEKVRKRPGGRAEVIYNYVQRPFIHMSWEKEEAKSRHVDFQCFKSKSVTNLAEATADPVMELENRVRELEVEVQPEPPAELPAEEEPAQ; this is translated from the exons ATGTCGGACATGGAGGGCAAAGGCCAGGAGGCCATGACCGAACAGAGGAGACCATTTTTCTACCCAGACAGCAGCAGCGATACCGAGGAATACAGAAGGGACAACGAAGATAGGAGAAAGAGGTTGTCTAAGAGGAATATGCCCCCTATGAGGGCGCGTTTGTCTTCTGCGAGCATGCCTCCGAAGAACCAAGCAAACACGCCGCTTCCTTCGACGTCGTCAGCTCAAGATCCGCCTAGGAACGGAAAGCAGTTATGTGAAGACAGGATTACATTGGTGGTAGACAATACTAGGTTCGTGGTAGACCCAGCGCAATTCACAGCGCATCCAAATACGATGCTTGGCAGGATGTTTAGTTCAG GTCTAGAATTCACGCATCCCAATGAGCGAGGAGAGTATGAGGTGGCTGAAGGCATCTCTGCAACAGTGTTCAGAGCTATTCTCGAGTACTACCGGGGCGGAGCTATCCGGTGCCCGCCAGCCGTGTCCGTTCAGGAGCTAAGAGAGGCTTGCGACTATCTGCTGGTGCCGTTTGACGCTGATACTGTTAGATGCCAG AACCTGCGAGGCCTCCTCCACGAGCTGTCCAACGAGGGCGCCCGGAGGCAGTTCGAGAACTTCCTTGAGAAGCTCATCCTGCCACTCATGGTGCAGTCAGCCCGCCGCGGTGACCGCGAGTGCCACGCTGTGGTGCTGCTCGATGATGATGCAGTGGAGTGGGACGAGCAGTATCCCCCGCAGATGGGGGATGAATACAGTCAGACTGTGCTTTCCACGCCGCTGTATAGGTTCTTCAAGTATATTGAGAACAG AGATGTGGCGAAGCAAGTGATGAAGGAGCGAGGGCTCAAAAAAATTCGTCTCGGCGTTGAGGGCTACCCGACATACAAAGAGAAAGTTCGTAAAAG GCCCGGAGGCCGAGCCGAAGTGATATACAACTACGTCCAACGTCCCTTCATCCATATGTCCTGGGAGAAGGAGGAGGCCAAGAGCCGCCACGTGGACTTCCAGTGCTTCAAGTCCAAGAGCGTCACCAACCTGGCCGAGGCCACCGCCGACCCGGTCATGGAGCTGGAGAACAGGGTGCGCGAGCTGGAGGTGGAAGTCCAG CCCGAGCCTCCAGCGGAGCTCCCCGCAGAAGAGGAACCGGCGCAGTGA
- the LOC134752686 gene encoding testis-expressed protein 9-like, whose protein sequence is MDSADLLEKEKEFKKLNKQLEKKTESLMKQIEKAMQKPDFFSEISQNISLHEHSNYKKHCCDTPKSSPSPKNTPTKIKTKSPAKITVKPEPETNCKYHGCDHHATHSSDFGMLEKRRDFNNEFLHAFVIMNIQEKVLPSSFAKDGTTMESVCKFLTSKAKLLQEQVDKLQATIDKKASQCEKHLARQADLESERLTFLNNINNLNAELSSVKAKCASLQNRLNEKERICEKQRSELDSQACRMKMLTSKIASEESKQSAYERTVDKLRKELESAKIVEKEFRSASRELSASHRNAISGLESRTKTLASCIHKQAELIENLKRQNALLTTETAIKALEKEYCKFLDKDF, encoded by the exons ATGGATTCCGCTGACTTACTTGAGAAGGAAAAAGAGTTTAAAAAGCTAAATAAACAATTAGAAAAGAAGACAGAGAGTTTGATGAAGCAAATAGAAAAAGCAATG cAAAAGCCAGATTTTTTCTCAGAAATATCTCAAAATATTTCACTACATGAACactcaaattataaaaaacattgCTGCGACACTCCTAAATCCAGCCCGTCTCCAAAAAATACTccaacaaaaattaaaacaaaatcacCCGCCAAAATAACTGTCAAGCCTGAACCGGAGACAAATTGTAAATACCACGGCTGTGACCATCATGCCACTCATTCCAGTGATTTTGGAATGCTGGAAAAACGAAGGGACTTCAATAATGAGTTTTTACATGCTTTTGTTATAATGAATATACAGGAAAAGGTTCTGCCGTCATCTTTTGCTAAAG ATGGTACAACTATGGAAAGTGTATGTAAATTCTTGACATCCAAGGCAAAACTGCTGCAGGAACAAGTAGACAAATTGCAGGCGACTATTGACAAGAAA GCGTCACAATGTGAGAAACATCTGGCGCGCCAAGCAGACCTGGAATCTGAGAGGCTGACGTTTTTGAACAACATTAACAACTTGAATGCTGAGCTGAGTAGCGTTAAGGCTAAGTGTGCGTCGCTGCAAAACCGGCTTAAT GAAAAAGAGCGTATTTGCGAGAAACAGAGATCTGAGTTAGACAGTCAAGCATGCCGTATGAAGATGCTGACATCGAAGATTGCCAGCGAAGAGTCCAAACAGAGCGCTTACGAGAGAACTGTCGATAAGTTGCGGAAGGAACTCGAGAGTGCTAAGATCGTTGAAAAG GAATTTCGATCAGCATCTCGAGAACTTTCGGCCTCGCATCGCAACGCCATCTCTGGATTAGAGTCACGAACTAAAACGCTGGCGTCTTGTATCCACAAGCAAGCGGAACTCATTGAAAACTTGAAGCGACAAAACGCTTTGTTGACTACAGAAACAGCAATCAAAGCACTTGAAAAAGAGTATTGCAAGTTTTTGGATAAAGATTTCTGA